From Pseudomonas fluorescens:
GTGCTACCAGCCAGAAGCTGTGCGCCAGGCCCACGATGCCCATGCCGATACCGCCGATCAGCGCGCCACACAGCGCACCGGCTTTGGCGGCGCTGTTGCCCAGGCCCAGGGCAAAGCCCTGCTGGCTGGGCGCAACGGTGTTGGCGATCAATGTGTAGGCGACTGGCAGCAATGCACCCTGCCAAACGCCCCACAGGAGCCGGCTGGCGAGGAATCCCAGCCATTCGCTGGCCAGTGCCGTAAACGCCAGCGTCAAGGCACAGGACCACGTGACCCACTCGATGATGCGCAGCGTGTGCGCCGGTTGATGGCGGTCGAACAGGCGCCCCCATAACGGTGCGGACAGCGCCAGGGTCAGTGCGCTGGCGGCATAGCTGGCACCGATCAGCCACGCAGGAGCGTGTAGCACGTCGGCGACGTACAAGGCGTAAAACGGCTGGGGCATCATCTTGGCCGCCTGGATCAACACGATGATTCCCAGCATCGCACCGAGCCAGCCTTTGGGCAGCGCGGTCGGCGTTGCGCTGCGTGTTGGTCGTGATCGTGGTGCGTCGGTGGGCAAGAACAGGCTGATCACCGCGCACAACACGCACACCGCCGTGGCGCTGTAGCACAGCAGTGCAAAGCCCGAGACATCCATCAACCAGCCGCCCAACACCGGTCCGGCCAGCGAGCCCACGGCAGTCGCCGATTGCAGTCGAGCCAGAATGTGCCCGCGCCCGCCGTCGACGCAGCAGGCCAGTGCATAGGCTTGCGCCGCGGCGATAAAACCGGCCAGTGCCCCTTGCGCGACCCTGATTGCCACGAGCAGCCAAGGATCGAAGGTCACGGCGGCCAGGCCCTGGCACACCGCCAACGCCAGCAACGCCCGGATGATCATTGGCTTGTGCCCGGTGCGGTCACCCAGTCGCCCCCACATGGGGGTCAGGATCATCGCCGCCATCATCGGCCCTGCGTACACCAGCGAGGACAGCAGGCCAGTGTATTGGGCATTGGCGACGCCGAGCAGCTTCTGGATTTGCAGCGGCCAGAAAGGTCCACTCATTTCCATGGCGCCCATCGACACCAACTGAATCACTACCAGCAGCCGCAGTGCGGTGTTGTTAGCCGGCATTGGCGGCGGTGCTCAGCGGGTTCGGCAAACGCCCGACGATATCGGCATGGCTCTCCAGCAGACGCATGCGCATGAACGACTTGGCTGGCCAGTCCTGCTCCAGCAACGCTTTGCGCTCGGTCTCCCAGCGCTGTGGTTCGACCTCGTTGCGCAAGTCGTCGAAGCACTGGCTGACCTGTGTCGACAGTTCGTTCCAGAGCAGCACTTCGGGCACGTCGAAGTGGCGTGCGCTGAGCAACACGAGTTCGCCCAGGTGGCACATGAATACGGTGTGCAGCAGTTTGTCGCGCACGAACCCGGCATCGTCGTACAGGGTCATTTTGGGATCGTGCAGTTCGATGTCCAGGCCATGGGCGTGCAAGGCCTTGCGGTCGATCCGGATATCACCGAAATCACGCAAGAGCAGGCGGCTCAACTGCCCGTCAGCCGCCATGACCATGAAGGAGTTCTGCTGATGAGCTTCGAAGGCCACGCCATAACGTAAATACATGCCCAGCAGTGCCGGTACGGCAATCGCGGCGTAGTCCCGAAAGAACGCGAGCAGGGCACCTGTGTCGTCCTTGCCTTGGCTCAGTCGCACCCATTGGCGCAGCAGCGGCTGCCCGTGCTGGTCGATCGCGAACAGGCTGCCGACCGGCACGGCCATTTCACCCGGTTGGAGCAGGCTCTGGGGGGCGTCACGGTACAGTACGGCCAGGTGGCGGGAGTGTTCATCATTGGCCGGTTGCGGCTTGAAATGCACGCCGATCCGCTCGGGGACGATGCTGAGGATCTGCGGGATCGAAGGCTCGCGCTCGAGGATCGTCTGCAGCAGGTGGCTGATCCGCGGGCCCATGCGCGCCGAACGTGGCGAAACAGTGCGCTGCACACTGGTCAGGCGCAGTGAAACCGGGAGTTTCACCATCGGTGCATCACACCGGCCTTCAGGCAGCACGGTCCTGAACGACATGGTCGGGTGGGCGGTGAACGCAACGATATCGGTCAGCACCAACAACCGGTCTCCAATTTCGTTGGCGAACAATTGCGGTAACTCTTGGCGGGCCTGCCAAGGGTGAGCCGGCAACGGCAGATAATCGCCAGCCTCAAGGCCTTGAGCGGTCAACTGCGCCGTCAGCTGCCGGGCGGCCTGGGGGAAATGATGTTGCCACCATTGCCAGTAATCCGCGGTGCCCGCCAGCCTTTCCACATGGGCGAATTGGCGATGCAGGGCGCACAGGAATACCGGAAAACGGGCTTCGAATTCCGGTGAGAAATCGATGACCTGGTGGGTATTCAAACCCAGTTTGGTCTTGTAATTGGGGTGCCAGGGATGGCCCAGCGTGCCCCATTGCTCAAGCGTGGAGGTCGGATTGGTCACACTGGGGTCATGCTTGAGGTGGCTCAAAAGGTTGCTTTGGTGCATCGGGTCCATTGCCGCATGGAGCTTGAGTGTCCATTGCTCATGAAAGGCGAGGCACAGCGTATCGTTGACAAAGCTGTCGTCGATTTCGGTGTTGAGGCGGCCCAGGACGTCCGGGTCGGCAGGTGATTCGAGACTGCTGTTGAGCAGCGTCAGTAGCTGCGACGGGAACTGAATATTCAGGTCAGGATGATCATCACGCAGCAGGGTGACCCGGCCACGCACGTCCCAGCTGGCCATGCGGCCGGGGAGCAGGTGATCGAAACGCAGGCGGCTCTGGTCAGGCAGCGCGAGCCAGCAGTGTCCGTGTTCGTCATAGGTGCGGGTGCTGGGGGCCAGCAGGCCTTCACGAAACAGTGCTTGGATCAAACGTTGAAAGCTACGCTCGGCGGCGGGGGCCAGGGCGTTGATCAGAGCGTCGAGGGTGATGTTGTTAGCCTGAAATTGCGGGGTAGCAAGTGCTTCGCTCCAACGTTCAAGCAACAATTGTTCTGGGGTACGGCTGTGTCCGCGCATCAAGTGGAGTTCCCTGTCCGTGAGCCTGAGTGAAAAGCGGCTGAATGTTATCGAGAACTATTACCAATTGTCTATTTATTGTTACCTTTTTGCTGAAAGGTTTATTCAGAGGCTCGGGGGGAGAGGTGGGGCGCGAACGATTCGGGTGGTCAAAAGCACGGCAAGGGGCGTCGAGGCCTGTGTAAAGGGCTGCTTCAACGTTGTGATAGGGGTGTGCGGGAGGTGGGCTGGGGCGGCGTGAAATATGTATTTTTCAATACAGTTGTCGAGGCTGAGGCAAAGACGGTCACGATTAAAAACGGCAAACCCCGCTCAATGGCGGGGTCTGTCGTGTGTAGACGGCCTGGCTGCGTGGGCCGGCGCCTACTTGATTTCAGTGTTTCAGGAGCTCTGGGCCTGGCGTTTCATTTCAAGCGATTCGAGCTCGTTTTTATAGTTATGAGCGTCGCTCTCGTTGTGAAACATGCCGACCAGCAGGTCTTGTTGGTGGACATCCCAGATGTGAATCCCATGGCCCAGCGCTTCGTGGGACATATGTTCGTCGTCGCGTTCAGTCACTTTTACAGTCATCTGCTTGCTCCAATCTCTGGTTGATCTGCGGCAAGTCGTCGCAGGCCTTTGTTATATGTTTTGTTAGCTTGCTAAGTAAACTGATTTTCCCTGCAACAATTAATTGCAGGAAACGCAACAATCCCGCAGGCCCCGTAAACCGCGACATTGCGTCGCAGGGCGCTGGGTTTTATGACAAAAGTTTCATGTCTGGGTCAGGCTTTGACTGCTTTATTGACCCAGCCGCCCGCCATCGGGTGTAGCCCCCTCCCACATTTGGAATGCGTTCCCAGTGGGGGAGGGCGCTTGCCCCCGATGGCGATAGCGGCCCGGCGTGAAAAGCCAGGCGAAAAAAAGCCCCGCATCAGCGAGGCTCCTTTATTGAACATCAGCTCATCAGCTGCCTTTGACAGACTTGCCGTCAACGGTGCCATCTTGCAGCATGATGTTGTATTCCTTGCCGTCGGTTTCCACCTGGCGCAGGGCGACCAGAAGGCCGCCCCAGTCCTTGGCGAACCACATCTGGGTGATGCGCTTGCTTTGGGTCGGGTCACGCACTCGCTCGACCTTGATCGCGTCGATGGAGCCGGCTTTGGTCTGGACTTTTTCCGGGCCGATCACGCGGAAGTCGTAGGTGTCGACATCGGTGCCTTCAACCACGTTGTAGCTCATGCTTTTCTTGCCGGCAGCGACATCCCGCTGCAGGGCCAACTGGTAGGTCGACTTATCAAGCATGCCGCTTTGCAGGGGCACGTTGACCGGGTCCTTGTTTTCAAAACCGGTGACTTTCTTGGTCGTCTGGTCGAAGTCCAGGTTGATCTTCTTCGCCCTGCCCAAGCCACCCCGTTCGAAGGTGTAGCTCTTGGGTTGCAGGGTGTCCTTGTCAAACAGGATCACGCTGGTCTCGGTCAGGCTGGCGATCATCATGGACGCCTTGAAGTTCAAGGTCCAGGAGCCGTCGCCGTTCTTGGTCAGGCTGCGTTCGGCCGAACCACTCATGGGCAACTGTTTCCAGTCGGCGGTGTAGCTGGCGGAGAACGGGTGTAGGTCTGCCGCTTGCACGGCGGGCAAGGCGAACAGCGCAAAAGCGAAGAGCAAGGCGCGACGCATAAAATCTCCTAGGTTCGAATCAAGTGGCCGCTGGCCGCAAGTAACTGGCCGTCCAATAATGCACCCTGGTCACCAAGAATCAACCGCCCCTCGGCAAACCAGCGAACAGCCAGCGGGTAAATCCTGTGTTCCTGGGTATGAACCCGTTGCGCAAGCGTCTGCGCCGAGTCGTCAGACTCTACCGGAACCACTGCCTGTACGACCAGAGGCCCGCCATCGAGTTCCTCGGTGACAAAGTGCACGCTGCAGCCATGCTCGCTGTCGCCGGCGTCGAGGGCGCGTTGGTGGGTGTGCATACCTTTGTACTTGGGCAGCAGGGAAGGGTGGATATTCAGCAGGCGCCCCGCGTAGTGCCGCACGAAGTCAGCGCTGAGGATGCGCATGAAGCCGGCAAGGACCACGAGTTCAGGGTTGAAGGTATCGATCAGTTCGATCAAGGCGCTGTCGAAGGCCTCGCGACCTTCGAAAGCCTTGTGATCCAGGGTGCGGGTTTCAATGCCCGCGTCCCTGGCGCGTTGCAGGCCGTAGGCGTCGCTGCGGTTGGAGATCACCGCAGCGATGCGCACTGGGCTATCGCCGGTACGCGTGCTGTCGATCAGGGCCTGCAAGTTACTGCCGGTGCCGGAAAGCAGCACCACGACATCACAGGTCTGGGACATCAGTGAGCCTTGAGGTTCTTCAGTTCAACCTGCGCAGCGCCTTCAGGGGCGGTGGCGATCTGGCCGATGACCCAAGGCTGCTCGCCCGCTTCACGCAGAACGTTCAGCGCGGTTTCAACGTGCTCTTGCGCCACGCAGATCACCATGCCGACGCCGCAGTTCAGTACGCGGTGCATTTCGGTTTCATTGACGTTGCCTTTCTCTTGCAGCCAGTCGAAGACTGCCGGACGCTGCCAGCTGGCCACGTCGACAATCGCCTGGGCGCCTTTAGGCAGTACGCGCGGGATGTTGTCCAGCAGGCCGCCACCGGTGATGTGGGCCATGGCCTTGACCGCGCCGGTGTCCTTGATCAGCTTGAGCAGTGGCTTGACGTAGATGCGTGTCGGAGCCATCAGCAGGTCGGTCAGCGGTTTGCCGTCGAGCTGGGTGTTCTCGATGTCGGCGCCGGACACTTCGATGATCTTGCGGATCAGCGAGTAGCCGTTGGAGTGCGGGCCGGACGATGGCAGGGCGAGCAGGGCGTCGCCGGCAGCCACTTTGGAGCCGTCGATGATCTCGGCCTTCTCTACCACGCCAACGCAGAAGCCGGCCAGGTCGTAGTCTTCGCCTTCGTACATGCCCGGCATTTCAGCGGTTTCGCCGCCGACCAGGGAGCAACCCGACAGTTCGCAGCCGGCGCCGATACCGGTCACCACTTGTGCAGCGGTGTCTACGTTCAGCTTGCCAGTGGCATAGTAGTCGAGGAAGAACAGCGGCTCGGCGCCGCACACCACCAGGTCGTTGACGCACATGGCGACCAGGTCGATGCCGATGGTGTCGTGCTTGTTCAGGTTCAGTGCCAGGCGCAGCTTGGTGCCCACGCCGTCAGTGCCGGAGACCAGCACGGGCTGCTTGTAGCCGGCCGGGATCTCGCAGAGGGCGCCAAAACCGCCCAGGCCGCCCATGACTTCGGGGCGCGCAGTGCGCTTGGCGACGCTCTTGATGCGTTCGACCAATGCTTCACCGGCGTCGATGTCTACACCGGCGTCCTTGTAGCTCAGGGAGGGTTGCTTGCTCATGATCCAGGCCTTTAGGGGGGATTCAGGGGTAACGACCGAGCTGGCGAAGGCTTTCATGAAGAGGCCCAGCCGTTGACGGTCTGCGAAGGCGCGCGATTTTATCAGGCTTGAGGGGCAGCGGCCATCCTCGGGCCGACGGGCAGGGCCACATAGATAAAAAAAGCGGGTTAAAAAAATGCTAACCGCGCCTGCCCAGGCACGTATTAAGGTATAGCCTTTAACTCGCTATCGTTATGACAGTACGAAAACTTACCGAGACTCCGTGAATGTTTTACCGGTCGCTGTGGTCACAGCCTTGGGAAACCGGGTTCGCGCGGTCTGTTCCAGCCGCTAAATTTGTCGTTCGGGAATCTTCCATGCGTCTGTGTAAATTCTTTTTTGTAGGCTGCCTGTCATTGGCCAGCCTGGCGAGTCATGCCGAAACCCTCAATGGCCTGTATCAAGTACTTGAGCCGGTCAGTAGTCAGTCCCCGCAAGAGCGTGACCAGGCGACCCAGCGCGCCGTGCAGACCTTGGTCATCCGCCTCACCGGTGATGCCAAGGCCGCCGACGGCCCGAGCCTGGCGGCGGTGCGCAAGGACCCGCAGCAAATCATCAGCCAGTATGGCTACGACGCCGGCCCACCGGAAAGCCTGCAAGTGGATTTCGACCCGGTCAGCACTGATCGCGCCTTGCGTGAAGCCGGCCTGCCGATCTGGGGCAGCAACCGGCCATCGATCCTCGGCTGGTGGTTGAACGACTCCACCGACGGCAGCAGCCTGGTGGGCGATGGTCAGGCCGTCGCCCAAGCGCTACGCCGTGCGGCCCAACATCGTGGCTTGCCATTGCGCCTGCCGCTGGGCGATCTGGATGAGCAGGTCGTCGCCACTGCGCCGAATCTCGAAAGTGCCGATGCCACGCCCTTGCGCGCGGCCTCCGAACGCTATGGCGCCGACGCTTTGCTGGCGGTGCATGCGCGTCAGGACGGCAACCAGTGGCAAGCCAAATGGCGCCTGTGGCTGGGCGACAAGAGCGAGCAGGGCACCGCGCAAGGGGCCGATACCGCCGCCGTCGCCGATGCCGTGATGCTGGCCGTGAGCCAAAAACTGGCTCCACGCTTTGCGGTCAAGCCGGGTGTCAGCACAGAACAATTGTTGGAAGTGCAGGGAATGAACCTGGAGCGGTATGCCGCCCTGGGGCATCTGCTGGAGCCGTTCGGCGGCCAGCCGCAGCTCGTTGACGGCAATCGTATTGTGTATCGCGTCAACGGCAGCGCCGATCAATTGCGTACCCAGTTGAGCCTGGCCAAGTTGCAGGAGATTCCTGCTGGAGAGTCGCCGGTTCAGCAGCCCGTGGCAGATGGTACCCGGCCGGCTGTGGCAGCCCAGCCTCAGGCGCAACTGCGTTTTCGTTGGTAAATGTTCTTCCTGCTCTATATAGAAGCAGGAAGCAAATGACAGATGGAGTGGTTTATGGCGGATGCGCGTCGTTGGGTGTGGCTTGGCGGGATCGTCCTGCTGTGCGTTTTTGTGTTCCTGCTGCATTCGATCCTGACGCCTTTCCTGGTGGCGTTATTGCTCGCTTACCTGTTCGATCCGGTGGTGGATCGCCTGGAGAAAGCCGGGCTGTCACGCACCTTGGGCGTGGTAGCGGTGTTTGCGCTGTTTACGTTGATCATTACCGCGCTGGTGTTGGTGCTGGTGCCGATGCTGGCCAAGCAACTGTTTCGCCTTTATGAGTTGGCGCCGCAGATGCTCGACTGGCTGCAGCACACGGCGATGCCGTGGGCCCAGGCCAAGCTCGGCCTGGCGGATGGCTTCTGGAAGTTCGACAAGGTCAAGGCGGCGATCAGCGAGCATATGGGCCAGACCACCGATATCGTCGGTGTCGTGCTCAGCCAGGCGACGGCTTCCAGCTTGGCGCTGATCGGCTGGCTGACCAACCTGGTGTTGATCCCGGTGGTGGCGTTCTACCTGTTGCGGGACTGGGACATCATGATGGCCAAGATCCGCAGCCTGCTGCCGCGCGACCGCGAGGAGCGCATTGTGTCCCTGGCCGGGGAGTGCCACGAGGTGCTTGGCGCGTTCGTGCGTGGCCAGTTACTGGTGATGCTGGCCCTGGGGGTTATCTACGCCGCCGGATTGATGGCGATCGGCCTGGAGCTGGGCCTGTTGATCGGCTTGATCGCCGGGCTCGCCGCGATCGTGCCCTACATGGGCTTCGTGATTGGTATCGGCGCGGCGCTGGTGGCCGGGTTGTTCCAGTTTGGCGGCGATTTGTACCCGATGCTGGGGATTGTCGCGGTATTCATGGTCGGCCAGGCCCTGGAAGGCATGGTGCTCACGCCGCTGCTGGTGGGGGACCGTATCGGCCTGCACCCGGTGGCGGTGATCTTTGCGATCCTGGCGGGCGGTGAGTTGTTCGGTTTTACCGGCATCCTGCTGGCGTTGCCGGTGGCGGCGGTGATCATGGTCCTGGTGCGCCATCTGCATGATCTGTACAAGGATTCGGATGTGTATACGGGTGTCGAAGACCCCGAGTTGTAATTGCAGTGTCACAAACCCGGTCGATGGCCGGGTTTGTTGTTTCTGGCGCCTGCGTGTCAAATATTCCGCTTGAATCCAGCAAGTTAACGCAAACCTTTGATTTTGCTTGTGGTCTGTTGCATTGTGCGCCCGGCGTCACGGGTATAAACTTTGCAAACTTTACACAGAGGCCACTAACGGTTCGATTGGAGCCGTTCAGTCAGCATGAAACCGATTCAGCTGCCCCTAGGTGTGCGTCTGCGTGATGACGCCACCTTTATCAATTACTACCCAGGCGCCAATGCCGCTGCACTCGGCTATGTCGAGCGGCTCTGCGAAGCCGACGCCGGGTGGACTGAAAGCCTGATCTATCTGTGGGGCAAGCATGGCGTGGGGCGGACCCACCTGTTGCAAGCCGCATGCCTGCGCTTCGAGCAAATGGGCGAGCCGGCGGTTTACCTGCCCTTGGCCGAGTTGATGGACCGCGGTATCACGATATTCGACAACCTTGAGCAGTATGAGCTGGTGTGCCTGGATGACCTGCAGGCGGTTGCCGGCAAAGCTGATTGGGAAGAGGCGCTGTTTCATCTGTTCAACCGCCTGCGCGACAGCGGCCGCCGCCTGCTGATTGCCGCGTCCACCTCGCCCCGTGAGCTACCGGTCAAGCTGGCCGACCTGAAATCGCGCCTGACCCTGGCACTGATCTTCCAGATGCGCCCCCTGTCCGACGAAGACAAGTTGCGAGCCCTGCAATTGCGCGCGTCCCGTCGCGGCCTGCACCTGACCGATGAGGTGGGGCACTTTATCCTCACCCGTGGCACGCGCAGCATGAGCGCATTGTTCGATCTGCTCGAACAGCTCGACCAGGCCTCTTTGCAGGCCCAGCGCAAGCTGACCATTCCCTTCCTGAAAGAAACCCTCGGCTGGTAGTCAGCCCTTGTTTTTTCGGGGCTTTCGGCAAATTCCAGGCGCCAGAAAACCTGCGTTTTGGCCGGTTTGGCCACGCAAAAGGCACGTATAGGGTATTAAGGGCTTAGATGTCATGGCGCAAACAGTAAGTCACATAGAGCGCGATTGAATTTGCAAATCGATGTGATAGAGGGCATAGTCTCGACTTCTTTACACATCAGCCACGGTCGTGCCCATGCTAAATCGCTTCGCACCCCTCGTGCCTCTCGCACTCGTTACCCTGTTGTTTGGTTGCGCCTCCCACCCTCAACAAGTGGCTGAGCAGCACAAAACCCAACAGCAATCCCAGGCAAAATTTGTTGCTGCACAGTCTTCTACCGTTTACGAAGAAGAAGTGGCAACCGAGAAGGAATTGGCCGACTTTGCCGGCAACAAGCCTTATCAGCTGCCCGTGCTGGCCGACAGCATCCTCGAACGCGGCATGTCCCTGATCGGTACCCGTTACCGTTTCGGCGGTACCTCTGAAGCCGGTTTCGACTGCAGCGGTTTCATCGGCTACCTGTTTCGTGAAGAAGCTGGCATGAACCTGCCACGCTCCACTCGCGAAATGATCAACGTGAAAGCACCGTTGGTCGCGCGCAACAACCTCAAGCCCGGTGATCTGCTTTTCTTCAGTACGGCAGGTCGTGGTCGTGTCAGTCACGCCGGTATCTACCTGGGCGATAACCAGTTTATCCACTCCAGCAGCCGTCGCAGTGGCGGTGTTCGAGTCGACAACCTGGGTGACAGCTACTGGAGCAAAACCTTTATCGAAGCCAAGCGCGCACTCGCCATGGCCCCGACAACGGTTACCGCTAGCAAGTAAAGTTAAAGTGATACTTGAAGTTTGACGTGTAAGCGCTAGAATCCCTGGATATTGTTGTAATCCGTTCGCGCAAGCTTTGCTTGCGCGTTCTGGTTTTCAGCGTTCGGCAGCGAAAGCCGCATCCAGACCAGGATTGTTCTGCACATGTCGACCTCGGCCCGCCTGATTCTTATTGTTTGCGCCGCGCTCCTCAGCGCCTGCGCAAGCCGCACACCGCCACCCGCTCACGTAGCGGCCAAGCCTAAGCCGGTGTTCAACTATTCCAGCCAAAGTTTCTCGCCTGCTGCTGAAGATGTGCTCTTCCGCGCGCTGGGCCTGGTCGGCACGCCTTACCGATGGGGCGGCAATACGCCGGATTCGGGTTTTGATTGCAGTGGCTTGATCGGCTTCGTCTACCGCGATGCCGCTGGCATCTCCCTGCCGCGCACCACTCGCGAATTGATCGTGATGCGCGCCCAGGATGTCAGCGAAGAAAACCTGCAGACCGGTGACTTGCTGTTCTTCGCCACCGGTGGTGGATCACAGGTCAGTCATGCCGGGATCTATGTAGGCGAAGGGCGCTTTGTGCATGCGCCACAAACGGGCGGTACGGTGAAGCTGGACACCTTGTCCAAAGCCTATTGGCAGAACGCCTACCTGAGTGCCAAGCGCGTGTTGCCGGCTGAGCACTTGGCCCGCAATCCCTAAGCCAGAAACCGAACCCAATGTGGGAGGCAGCAAGCTCCCTCCCATATTTTTTGTGGTGGTCTTGAGAAAAGTTACTTAACTGCAGACACCCGCCACACCTTATTCCCCACATCATCCGCCACCAGCAGGTCCCCCTGCTGATCGATCACCACACCCACCGGCCGGCCCATAGCGTTCTCATCCTTGTCGAGGAACCCGGTCAGCACGTCCACTGGCTGCCCCTTGGGTTTGCCACCTTCGAACGGCACAAAGATCACCTTGTAGCCACTGTGCGGCTTGCGGTTCCATGACCCGTGCTGGCCGATAAAGGCGCCGTTGACGAACGGTGCAGGTAATTTGCTGCCTTCGGCGAAGGTCAGCCCCAGCGAAGCGGTATGCGGGCCGACGGCGTAGTCTGGCGCGATCGCCTTGGCGACCAGGGCCGGGTCCTGTGGTGTGACACGCACATCCACATGTTGCCCGTAGTAGCTGAATGGCCAGCCATAAAACGCGCCATCCTTGACCGAGGTGATGTAGTCCGGCACCAGGTCGCTGCCGATCTCATCGCGCTCGTTGACCGCGGTCCACAGCTTGCCGCTCTGCGGTTCCCAGGCCATGCCGTTGGGGTTGCGCAGGCCCGAAGCGAAAATCCGGTGCTGGCCACTGGCGCGATCGACTTCCCAGATCGCCGCCCGACCTTGTTCCGCTTCCAGGCCGTTCTCGCCGACGTTGCTGTTGGAACCGACGCTCACATACAACTTGCTGCCGTCCTTGCTGGCTACCACGTTTTTCGTCCAGTGGTGGTTGATGCTGCCGCCCGGCAGGTCGACCACCGTGGTGCCGGCCTGCGTGATTGCGGTTTCGCCCGGTTGATAGGGAAAGCGCAGCAGCTTGTCTGAGTCGGCCACGTAGAGGTCGTTGCCCACCAGGGTCATGCCGAACGGCGAGTTGAGATTCTCCAGGAAGACCGTGCGGGTCTCGGCGACGCCATCGTGATCGGCATCGCGCAGCAAGGTGATGCGGTTCGGGCTGGGCACGCCGGCACCGGCGCGGCCCATGACCTTTTCCATTACCCAGCCGCGAATGCCCTTGGCGTCATCCGGCTTGGGCGGCGCATTGGTTTCGGCCACCAACACATCGCCATTGGGTAGCACATACAGCCAGCGAGGGTGATCCAGGCCTTCGGCGAACGCTGTCACTTGGGTGCCCGCGGCGGCGGTTGGCTTCATGCCATCAGGCCAGCCAATGGCTGGGGCGATATTCACGGTGGGGATCAGGGGCTTGTTGGGCTCTGGCAGTTGGGGCGAAGGGCCGGTGCCATCCGATACCTTCAAGGTCGAGCTTTCTCCGCAGGCAGCGAGGGTGCCTGCGACCATGATCAGTAGGGCGAGTCTTGTTTTATGCATGGTTTTCTCCTGAATGCCTGTAAGGGTAGAGGAGTGCTGCGGCACGATGGTTCAAGTGCAAGGCCAGCTTTAATTGACGCTCCCCCCCCAACCCACTAACCTTCGCGACTTGTTTCAGGTGCTCTGTGACCCAAGGGTCGACTGAGTGAAACAGGGAAGCCGGTGAGTGAGCGCACTTGTACACAGTGTTGCCGCAATTCCGGCGCTGCCCCCGCAACGGTAAATGAGTCAAGACGGTGCTATTGGCCACTGTATCGCGCTGCGATATGGGAAGGCGCAGCGTCGGCCTGCTTTCTATAAAGCGAGCCACTCATGAGTCCGGAGACCGGCCTGGATCATCCAACAGCATCACGGTGGGCGATGCTTGGCTGTCTGTTTTTGTTTTTTCCTGCCCGCCGTTTTTGTCCAGCCCCAACGGAGAGCTGCCATGACCGATTCCCCCGACCGCGACGAACGCCACCTGGCGCGCATGCTGCGCAAAAAAGCCGTGATTGACGAGCGCATTGCCAATTCCCCGAACGAATGCGGTTTGCTGCTGGTGCTGACCGGCAACGGCAAAGGCAAAAGCAGCTCTGCGTTCGGCATGCTCGCGCGCGCCATGGGCCACGGCATGCAGTGCGGCGTGGTGCAGTTCATCAAAGGCCGTAACAGCACCGGCGAAGAATTGTTCTTCCGGCGCTTCCCCGAACAAGTGCGCTTTCACGTCATGGGCGAAGGCTTCACCTGGGAAACCCAGGACCGCCAGCGCGACAT
This genomic window contains:
- a CDS encoding C40 family peptidase, which encodes MLNRFAPLVPLALVTLLFGCASHPQQVAEQHKTQQQSQAKFVAAQSSTVYEEEVATEKELADFAGNKPYQLPVLADSILERGMSLIGTRYRFGGTSEAGFDCSGFIGYLFREEAGMNLPRSTREMINVKAPLVARNNLKPGDLLFFSTAGRGRVSHAGIYLGDNQFIHSSSRRSGGVRVDNLGDSYWSKTFIEAKRALAMAPTTVTASK
- a CDS encoding C40 family peptidase, which encodes MSTSARLILIVCAALLSACASRTPPPAHVAAKPKPVFNYSSQSFSPAAEDVLFRALGLVGTPYRWGGNTPDSGFDCSGLIGFVYRDAAGISLPRTTRELIVMRAQDVSEENLQTGDLLFFATGGGSQVSHAGIYVGEGRFVHAPQTGGTVKLDTLSKAYWQNAYLSAKRVLPAEHLARNP
- the cobO gene encoding cob(I)yrinic acid a,c-diamide adenosyltransferase, which codes for MTDSPDRDERHLARMLRKKAVIDERIANSPNECGLLLVLTGNGKGKSSSAFGMLARAMGHGMQCGVVQFIKGRNSTGEELFFRRFPEQVRFHVMGEGFTWETQDRQRDIAAAEAAWAVSRELLQDPSIGLVVLDELNIALKHGYLDLDQVLSDLQARPPMQHVVVTGRGAKPELIEMGDTVTEMGMLKHAFQAGIKAQKGVEL
- a CDS encoding AI-2E family transporter; amino-acid sequence: MADARRWVWLGGIVLLCVFVFLLHSILTPFLVALLLAYLFDPVVDRLEKAGLSRTLGVVAVFALFTLIITALVLVLVPMLAKQLFRLYELAPQMLDWLQHTAMPWAQAKLGLADGFWKFDKVKAAISEHMGQTTDIVGVVLSQATASSLALIGWLTNLVLIPVVAFYLLRDWDIMMAKIRSLLPRDREERIVSLAGECHEVLGAFVRGQLLVMLALGVIYAAGLMAIGLELGLLIGLIAGLAAIVPYMGFVIGIGAALVAGLFQFGGDLYPMLGIVAVFMVGQALEGMVLTPLLVGDRIGLHPVAVIFAILAGGELFGFTGILLALPVAAVIMVLVRHLHDLYKDSDVYTGVEDPEL
- a CDS encoding PQQ-dependent sugar dehydrogenase → MHKTRLALLIMVAGTLAACGESSTLKVSDGTGPSPQLPEPNKPLIPTVNIAPAIGWPDGMKPTAAAGTQVTAFAEGLDHPRWLYVLPNGDVLVAETNAPPKPDDAKGIRGWVMEKVMGRAGAGVPSPNRITLLRDADHDGVAETRTVFLENLNSPFGMTLVGNDLYVADSDKLLRFPYQPGETAITQAGTTVVDLPGGSINHHWTKNVVASKDGSKLYVSVGSNSNVGENGLEAEQGRAAIWEVDRASGQHRIFASGLRNPNGMAWEPQSGKLWTAVNERDEIGSDLVPDYITSVKDGAFYGWPFSYYGQHVDVRVTPQDPALVAKAIAPDYAVGPHTASLGLTFAEGSKLPAPFVNGAFIGQHGSWNRKPHSGYKVIFVPFEGGKPKGQPVDVLTGFLDKDENAMGRPVGVVIDQQGDLLVADDVGNKVWRVSAVK
- the hda gene encoding DnaA regulatory inactivator Hda, coding for MKPIQLPLGVRLRDDATFINYYPGANAAALGYVERLCEADAGWTESLIYLWGKHGVGRTHLLQAACLRFEQMGEPAVYLPLAELMDRGITIFDNLEQYELVCLDDLQAVAGKADWEEALFHLFNRLRDSGRRLLIAASTSPRELPVKLADLKSRLTLALIFQMRPLSDEDKLRALQLRASRRGLHLTDEVGHFILTRGTRSMSALFDLLEQLDQASLQAQRKLTIPFLKETLGW